The Hemibagrus wyckioides isolate EC202008001 linkage group LG15, SWU_Hwy_1.0, whole genome shotgun sequence genome window below encodes:
- the guca1b gene encoding guanylyl cyclase-activating protein 2 — translation MGQRLSDETDDKEIDVAELQEWYKKFVVECPSGTLFKHEFKSFFGVTDNQEAADYIENMFRAFDKNGDNTIDFLEYVAALNLVLRGKLEHKLKWTFKMYDKDGSGCIDKTELKEIVESIYRMKKACHGELDEECNLLTPDQVVDRIFELVDENGDGELSLDEFVDGARRDKWVMKMLQMDVNPGEWINEQRRRSANF, via the exons ATGGGTCAGAGACTCAGTGACGAGACGGACGATAAGGAAATCGATGTCGCCGAGCTGCAGGAGTGGTATAAAAAGTTTGTGGTGGAATGTCCGAGCGGGACGCTTTTCAAACACGAGTTTAAGAGCTTCTTCGGCGTAACCGACAACCAAGAAGCCGCAGACTACATCGAGAACATGTTCCGTGCTTTTGATAAAAACGGG GACAACACTATTGATTTTCTGGAATATGTTGCAGCATTGAACTTGGTATTGCGAGGAAAGCTGGAGCATAAACTGAAATGGACTTTTAAAATGTATGATAAGGATGGAAGTGGTTGCATTGACAAGACAGAGCTAAAGGAGATTGTGGAG TCAATCTACAGAATGAAGAAGGCCTGCCATGGAGAGCTGGATGAGGAGTGTAACCTTCTCACCCCAGACCAGGTGGTGGACCGAATATTTGAGCTGGTGGACGAGAATGGAGATG GGGAGCTGTCACTGGATGAGTTCGTCGACGGCGCACGGCGTGACAAGTGGGTCATGAAAATGCTGCAGATGGATGTGAACCCAGGAGAGTGGATCAACGAGCAGCGGCGGCGGAGCGCCAACTTCTAA